The window CACCCGAGATCGCACGGCTGTCGGCGCGCGACCGCGCCACGCTCCTGCTCTATGCGTGGGGTGATCTCAGCTACCAGGAGGTTGCTGCGGCCGTCGGCGTTCCCGTCGGAACGGTGCGCTCGCGCCTCAATGGTGTCCGCAAACGGCTCGGCGAGGCCGGGCCCGAGTACGACGAGTGGCGCATCGACGGGCCGGGACGGCGAACCGCCGACGCCGAGGGGCCGAGCAGGGACCGAGAGGAACAGGGAACATGGATTCGTTGAACGCACTGCGTGACGTCCGGAACGCCGTCGACGCCGATCCCGAGACGTTGACCATTGCGCGCGCACGCCTCGAGCGGCGCATGGCGTCGGCGGTCCCGGCCCGGGAACGTCGACGTCCGTCGTGGCGTCGTGTCGCGGGTTTCGGGACGGCGGCGCTCGGCGCGGCGGGCGTCGCGACGACGGTCGCGGTTCTCGCCTTCGCCGGAGCAACCGTGCCCCTCCCCGATCCGGTCACGCCCGCCGGAGACGACGTGGAGATCCGTGTCGTCGACATGGCACCCGCGGCCGGGACGTTCCTGAAGGCGGAGGAGCACCTCGAACAATTGCTCGTCGTGCAATCGCCTCCAGACGATCCCGAGGAGCCGTTCGTCGGTGCCGCGACGCGTGCGGACGCGAGGTAGGCGATCCTGACGCGTTGGCCGACCACGAGCTACATTCCGGCCGAGCCTGGTGCCGAGCGCGTGGTGGTGACGACCGCGGGGTTCGAGGGGGTGGAGATCTACGGCGACCGAGCCGCGGCGAGCACGGCCTGGGACGCGAAATACGCATCGCAGGATGCCTACGGACGTGGTGTGTTCGATCCTGCGCCGCTCTCGACCAACCGCTACCCGAATCCGAGCGAACCCGATGCTCCGTCGCTGTACGAGTTGACCCGCGACGAGTTCCCGAGCCACCCGGAGCGCCTTGCCGAACACTGGGCGCAGCAGGCGTCGGCGCGGGGGGACGCGAGTGTGGCGTCGGTTGCGCTGTCGGCGTTGCAGTGGCCGGCGAAGTTCAACCTCGAACCACCCTCGGTGCGCACAACGGTGTTCGACGCGCTGCAGCTCGTCGACGGGATCCAGGTCATGCAGGCGTCGGACGGTTCGGTGCGCATCGAGGGATCGCTCGGCTCGGGTTCCGAGGTGGTCGTTCACGTCGACGCGTCCCGGGGCATCGTCACGATGAGCGAGGAGTTCCTCGGTGAGCGCGGGAGCGGCGGCATCGTGCCGGACGGGGTGCCGGACGTGCGCGTGCGATTCAGCTACGAGACCGTGCTGAGCGCACCGTAGCGCCCAGCGCGTCGTCACGTCGCGAGGGCCGCCGCATCCGAGCGGGTGGTCGCCACACGTGCCCGTTCCGAGGCGGCGCCCACGCTCGCGCGACACACACCGGGGTGCCGTGAACCGGATCGCGGCACGTGAGCGACGTCGCGTGTGCAGCCCCTGCTCGCGTATACCCGAAGCCGACGGAGGCACACGATGACGGACCGGACCGACGAGGCCGACGCGACCATCGGCGAGGACGCCGATGCACCGAGTACGGAATTCGACCGGGATACTGCCGAGCGTGACCGGCTGATCGATCGACGTTCCGTGGTCGTGGTCGCGATCTCGCTCCTACTCGGGGCCGGTGCCGCCGCGATCGTGGGGTTCGCGGGACTCGGGCACGGCCACGGGTAGCCGAGGACGCCTTCACGGCCCGGCCACCGAAGCGCGTGAAGCACCGTGAGTCGTCGTCTCGAGGGCGGTGCGTCCGACGCCGGCACGAGCGAGGTCCTCGTCGCGAGCCCGCTACGGCGGGACCGGTGATGACACGCCGAGGTATGAACGCCGAACCGGGAGGGCCGTCCCCGGCAATACATATCGAGCGCGACGTGGCCGGTCCTCGGCCGGCGCTCGACGAAACCTCACGGAACGAAGGAGTAGCCATGGAATCGACACGTAGCCGCCGGGGCGGCCAGCGCCTCGGTATCGGAATCGGCATCGCGGGCGCCACCGGCCTCGGCACCGCCGCCGCAGTGACGGCGCTCGTTGCCGGGGCCCTCGCGCCCGCGGCCGGGCCTGCTGTCGCCGCCGACGGCGATGCACCGGGCGGGACACCGCGCTCGGTCGAGATCACGGCCGTGGACCTGCGGCCCGGTGCGGGCGAATACCTGAAGATCGACGAGCAGCTCGACCAGGTGCTCATCGTACAGCCGACGCCAGACTTTCCCGACGAGCCGTTCGCTGGGCCCGCGACGCGGGCGGATGCGACGGCTGCGATCCTCACGAGCTGGCAGTCGACGACATATTCGGCCGGAGACGCGGGCGTCGAGAGCGTCGACGTGAGCACGCCCGGCTTCGTCGGTGTCGAGATCTACGGCGATCGCGCGGCCGCGACGGCCGCGTGGGACGCGAAGTACGCGCCCGCCGACGTCTACGGCAGCGGCGTTCTCGACCCCGCGCCGGCCGAGACGGAGCGCTGGATCGACGAGGAGTCCGGGATCGCCGGACTCTTCGAGCTTCCCGCGAGCGAGGTGCCCGGCGACGTCGAGGGAATGATCACGATGTGGGAGAGTCGCGCGGCGGAGCTCGGCCTTTCGAGCGCAGGTGCCTACGCGCTCGGGGCGCTGGATGCCGGCGGTTTCAACCTGAGTGCGCCTGAGGTTCGGCTCGTCGTGTTCGAGGCGCTCCAGCAGGTCGAGGGAGTGGACGTGTCGTCGGACGCGGACGCGCTCGTGTTCACGGGGAGTACGCAGGACGGGACCACGGTCGAACTGCAAGTCGACGCTTCGCGTGGCATCGTCACGAGCGTCGCCGAGTACGAGGGAGCGCGTGCCGGTGGGCTCGTCCCCGACGACGTCCCCGACGTCACGCAGCGTTTCGACGACGAAACGGTCACGAGCGCTCCCTGACCGCAACCACGGACCGGAACGCCGTTCGCGTCATGCGGATGGCGTTCCGCCTGTGCAGACAATGGATGCGCACATCTTGACAGCGGTCATCACACGAGCGAGGCCTGAAGTGTCGTCACGGTGTTCGGTGCGTTCCTCATGCGGCAGCCCTTCCGTGACACCCTGAACGAGCTCGAATCGGGGCGGGACGTCGGGAGGTCGGGGCGTCCGTCCGGCGAGGCCGTCCGCGAGCGCCGCTCGGTCGAGGGAGTACCCTCGACCGAGCGGCGCTTTGTCGATCGCGCTCCCACACGGCCACCGGCCGGGCACACGAAAGGGCACCCCGTGTTCACCACCGCTCACACTTCCCGCGAGGCCGACCCCGCGGAGATGGACGACATCCAGGCCGGTCTCGACGACCGGCACGGCGTGGTCCTCTCCTCCGGCGTCGAGTACCCCGGGCGGTACACGCGATGGGACATCGGGTTCATCGACCCGCCGCTCGTGATCGAGGGGCGGGGCTTCGACCTCGTGGTCCGAGCGCTCAACGAGCGTGGCCGTATCCCGTTGACGGGACTGCGCGAGGTGATCGCCGCGGTCGACGGCGTGCACGTCACGGCGACGATCGAGAACGAGGGCGCGTTCGGCGCCTTCCAGGTGCACGTCGATCCGCAACGCGACGAGGTGCTTCCCGAGGAGGCGCGCACCCGGCGCCGCTCGTCGTTCTCGATCGTGCGCGCCGTCATCGAGGCGCTCCCGGACGACGTTCCGCACCTCGGCCTCTACGGTTCGTTCGGCTACGACCTCGTGCGGCAGATCGAGGCGCTCGATGCGCCCGCGGGTGGCGCGCAGCGAGACCTCGTCGTCTACCTGCCCGATTCGGTGCTCGTCGTCGACCGGCAGCGTGGCGACGCGCAGCGCTTCGACTTCGAGTTCGCGCTCGGCGGCGAGACGACCGAGGGCATCGCCCGCAGTGCGACCCCGAGTCCGTTCGTCGGGCCCTCGGCCGATGCGCGCGACGAACGTGACCACGCGCCGGGCGAGTACGCCGAGCTCGTCGCGAGCGCGAAGTCGTCGTTCGAGCGCGGCGCGCTCTTCGAGGTCGTCCCCGGCCAGGCCTTCCGACGGCCGCTGCGCGCGACGCCGTCGGCGCTCTTCGCGCACCTCCGCGTCTCGAACCCCGCGCCCTACGGCGCGTTCATGAACCTCGGTGACAACGAGTTCCTCGTGTCGGCGAGCCCCGAGATGTTCGTGCGCGTGAGCGGCACCCGGGTCGAGACCGTGCCGATCTCCGGCACCATCCGACGCGGTGCCGACGCGATCGAGGACGCCGACCGCATCCTCGAACTCCTCAACTCGGACAAGGACCGCTCCGAGCTCACGATGTGCACCGACGTCGACCGCAACGACAAGTCGCGCGTGTGCGTTCCCGGCTCAGTGCGCATCATCGGGCGGCGCCAGGTGGAGCTGTACTCGAAGGTCATCCACACGGTCGATCACGTCGAGGGCGAGCTCCGCCCCGGTCTCGACGGGCTCGACGCGTTCGCGACGCACATGTGGGCCGTCACGGTGACGGGCGCCCCGAAGATCTGGGCGATGCGGTTCATCGACGAGTACGAACGCACGCCGCGCACGTGGTACGGCGGCGCGATCGGCGTCGTGTCCGCGAACGGCGACGTGAACACGGGCCTCACGATCCGCACCGCCATGATCCGCGACGGCATCGCCGAGGTGCGTGCCGGTGGCACGCTCCTCATCGACTCCGTCCCCGAGGACGAGGAGCGCGAGACCGAGATGAAGGCGTCCGCGCTGCTCGAGGCGATCGACGCCACGGGCGCGGCCGCGGCCGCCACGGCCGACGTCGACGTGACGACCGCCGAGCTCGTCGGCGCGGCGAACACGGGTGCGGGCACGGGCCGACGCATCCTCCTCCTCGACCACGAGGACTCGTTCGTCCAGATGCTCGCCGGGTACATGGGCGAGTCGGGCGCGGAGGTCCGCACTGTCCGCATCCCGTTCGGCGGCATCGATCGCGACGCGCTCCGTGCACAGCTCGACGACTTCGACCCGGACCTCGTCGTCATGTCGCCCGGGCCGGGCACGCCCGACGACTTCCGTGACGGCGAGGTGCTCGACGAGGTGCTCGGCCGCGGTCTCGCCGTGTTCGGTGTGTGCCTCGGGCAGCAGGCGATCGGCGAGTACTTCGGCGGAGCCCTCGGCCAGCTCGGCTACCCGTTGCACGGACAGGAGCGGTCGGTGACGCGCGTCGCGGACGGCTTCCTCGACACGCTGCCGGAGACGTTCACGACGGGCCGCTACCACTCGCTCTACATCGATCCGGCGACGTTCCCGCACGACGAGCTCGTGCTCGTCGCGAGCGACGGCGACGGCATCCCGATGGCGGTCCAGCACCGGACGAGGCCGGTGTTCGCCGTCCAGTTCCACCCCGAGAGCCTCATGACCCTGCGGGACTCGGCGGGGCACCAGATCATCGACGCGGTCCTCGAGGCCGTCTCCGCACGGAACTTCCAGACGGCCGAGGTCTAGCCGCCGGACGGTCGAGGCCCCGGGGGTGCGAACGGGCGACGCCCGGAGCGACGTCGCCGCTACTATGGTTCCCACGATGCACATCGACAAGCTCACCGCGTTCGTCGCCGTCGCCGACGAACGCTCCTTCAGCGTGGCCGCGGAGGAACTCGACGTCCCTGAGGAAGACCTGCGCGCCGCGGTCGAGGAGTTCGAGCGCGAGCTCGGGCACCGGCTGTTCGCCCAGACGACGGGGACGGTGCGACTCACCCCCGAGGGGGCGGCCGCGCTCGCCCCGACGCGCATCGCGCTCTCGGCGCTCGAAGCGGTCACCGAGGCGGTGTCGTCGATCGGCCTCGGCCGCGAGGTCGTTCGCCTCGGCGTCGTCGTCGGCGCGGTCGTCCCGTCGCTGCCGCACGTCCTCGCGCAGTTCGCGCGCGAGTTCCCGGACGTCCGCCTCGAGATCACCGCCGCATCGGCGACCGCCCTCGAGTCGCGGGTCGCAGACGGCTCGCTCGATCTCGCCTATGTCGTCCACATCGGCACGTCCGCGCGGTTCCACTTCTCGTTCACCGATCCGCTCGTCGTCGTCGGCGGACCGGGCGGCGAAACGATCAGCATCGTCGACCTCGCGGAGCGGCCCGTCATCGCCGTCGACGCCGCGATCGGCGTGCGCGAGGCACTCGAACGCGCCGCATCCCTCGCCGGTGCCCGGATCGACGTCATCGCGCACGTCGCGACGCCGGAGCTCGCCCTCGAGCTCGCCGGCGAACACCTCGGGCGCGCGGTCGTCGCCCGCACGCTCGCGCCCGCCGGCTCGCCGCGG is drawn from Pseudoclavibacter chungangensis and contains these coding sequences:
- a CDS encoding LysR family transcriptional regulator; this translates as MHIDKLTAFVAVADERSFSVAAEELDVPEEDLRAAVEEFERELGHRLFAQTTGTVRLTPEGAAALAPTRIALSALEAVTEAVSSIGLGREVVRLGVVVGAVVPSLPHVLAQFAREFPDVRLEITAASATALESRVADGSLDLAYVVHIGTSARFHFSFTDPLVVVGGPGGETISIVDLAERPVIAVDAAIGVREALERAASLAGARIDVIAHVATPELALELAGEHLGRAVVARTLAPAGSPRVLDADGAPMELRIGLIAHPEHRSTAAERLLEHLCDAVALVYGGALAN
- a CDS encoding anthranilate synthase component I; amino-acid sequence: MFTTAHTSREADPAEMDDIQAGLDDRHGVVLSSGVEYPGRYTRWDIGFIDPPLVIEGRGFDLVVRALNERGRIPLTGLREVIAAVDGVHVTATIENEGAFGAFQVHVDPQRDEVLPEEARTRRRSSFSIVRAVIEALPDDVPHLGLYGSFGYDLVRQIEALDAPAGGAQRDLVVYLPDSVLVVDRQRGDAQRFDFEFALGGETTEGIARSATPSPFVGPSADARDERDHAPGEYAELVASAKSSFERGALFEVVPGQAFRRPLRATPSALFAHLRVSNPAPYGAFMNLGDNEFLVSASPEMFVRVSGTRVETVPISGTIRRGADAIEDADRILELLNSDKDRSELTMCTDVDRNDKSRVCVPGSVRIIGRRQVELYSKVIHTVDHVEGELRPGLDGLDAFATHMWAVTVTGAPKIWAMRFIDEYERTPRTWYGGAIGVVSANGDVNTGLTIRTAMIRDGIAEVRAGGTLLIDSVPEDEERETEMKASALLEAIDATGAAAAATADVDVTTAELVGAANTGAGTGRRILLLDHEDSFVQMLAGYMGESGAEVRTVRIPFGGIDRDALRAQLDDFDPDLVVMSPGPGTPDDFRDGEVLDEVLGRGLAVFGVCLGQQAIGEYFGGALGQLGYPLHGQERSVTRVADGFLDTLPETFTTGRYHSLYIDPATFPHDELVLVASDGDGIPMAVQHRTRPVFAVQFHPESLMTLRDSAGHQIIDAVLEAVSARNFQTAEV